One Cohnella candidum genomic region harbors:
- a CDS encoding ABC transporter permease translates to MFRRPGKEASPYERYLRGQKRRLLMIWLSRFALLAAFLLLWELAARRQWVDPMLTSQPSQLLRSFRELAFGGGSLFMHFRITAWETVISMAVSMVLGLVIAVLLWLSPFASKALDPYMVVLNALPKVALGPIFYIWLGDRYSIYGMAIAISLVVTIIMIESGFREISRTKLKLMESLGATKMQMLRMVLLPASIPNVIATLKVNAGLTLVGVIMGEFLSSKAGLGYLIIYGGQVFQMHMVMVSIAMLALLSIVLYGIVNGIGYYAAKFYHVERS, encoded by the coding sequence ATGTTCAGGCGTCCGGGTAAGGAAGCGTCGCCCTATGAGCGGTACTTGCGCGGCCAAAAACGCAGGCTGCTGATGATTTGGCTCTCGCGGTTCGCTCTGCTGGCCGCGTTTCTGCTTCTGTGGGAGCTGGCGGCGAGGCGGCAATGGGTCGATCCGATGCTGACAAGCCAGCCTTCCCAATTGCTGCGTTCCTTCCGGGAGCTCGCCTTCGGCGGAGGAAGCCTGTTCATGCATTTCCGAATTACCGCATGGGAAACGGTAATCAGCATGGCGGTCTCCATGGTACTGGGACTCGTCATCGCCGTCCTGCTCTGGCTGTCCCCTTTCGCGTCCAAGGCGCTGGATCCGTACATGGTCGTGCTGAACGCGCTGCCCAAAGTCGCTTTGGGCCCGATTTTCTACATTTGGCTGGGCGACCGTTATTCGATTTACGGTATGGCGATCGCGATATCGCTCGTCGTGACGATTATCATGATCGAAAGCGGGTTCCGGGAGATCAGCCGGACGAAGCTGAAGCTGATGGAATCGCTGGGAGCGACCAAAATGCAGATGCTCCGCATGGTGCTGCTGCCGGCGAGCATCCCGAATGTCATCGCTACGCTGAAGGTGAATGCAGGGCTTACGCTCGTCGGCGTCATCATGGGCGAGTTCCTGTCTTCCAAAGCGGGCCTCGGCTACCTGATCATTTATGGAGGGCAAGTGTTCCAAATGCACATGGTCATGGTGAGCATCGCCATGCTGGCGTTACTGTCCATCGTTTTATACGGGATCGTGAATGGGATCGGTTATTATGCGGCGAAGTTTTACCACGTCGAGAGGTCGTGA